From a region of the Cyprinus carpio isolate SPL01 chromosome B21, ASM1834038v1, whole genome shotgun sequence genome:
- the LOC109086746 gene encoding 15-hydroxyprostaglandin dehydrogenase [NAD(+)]-like: MDLKEKVAVVTGAAQGLGRSFVEILLKNGSKVALIDVNTSLGNELKSTLDQEYGRDRTEFYSADVTSEEDFKGVLEKIVKTFGRIDIFCNNAGIINEKHWEKTIAINLGGVVRGTYLALEHMKKENGGNGGVIVNVSSMAGLGPFPMAPIYTATKHGVVGFSRAMAAVSKLANYGVRINILCPWFVKTNLLSSMNSEEHIGSFFPLKGITETMMQKRGCLEADVVAKAFLVLVKDESKNGDVLMIDPDEAVFISLPERAKDFPSTPVSLE; encoded by the exons ATGGATCTGAAGGAGAAAGTGGCTGTAGTGACCGGAGCAGCTCAGGGTTTGGGCAGAAGCTTTGTCGAAATACTCCTGAAAAACGGCTCAAag GTGGCTTTAATCGATGTGAATACATCTCTGGGAAATGAACTGAAAAGCACACTTGATCAGGAGTATGGACGTGACAGGACTGAATTTTACTCGGCCGACGTCACATCAGAGGAAGATTTTAAAG GAGTTTTGgaaaaaattgttaaaacatttgGCCGCATAGACATTTTTTGCAACAATGCAGGCATCATCAATGAAAAGCACTGGGAAAAAACTATTGCAATCAACCTG GGTGGAGTGGTCAGAGGAACGTATCTCGCTCTAGAACACATGAAGAAGGAAAATGGTGGGAATGGAGGAGTCATTGTCAATGTTTCATCTATGGCAG GTTTGGGGCCTTTCCCGATGGCGCCCATCTACACAGCGACCAAACACGGCGTGGTGGGATTCAGTCGGGCCATGGCA GCCGTTTCCAAGCTGGCTAACTATGGGGTGAGGATCAACATTCTCTGTCCGTGGTTTGTGAAGACCAATCTTCTTTCCAGCATGAATTCAGAAGAGCATATCGGAAGTTTCTTTCCACTGAAGGGAATTACGGAGACGATGATGCAGAAGCGCGGCTGTCTAGA GGCTGATGTTGTTGCCAAGGCTTTTCTTGTTCTGGTGAAAGATGAGAGCAAGAATGGAGATGTTCTGATGATTGATCCTGATGAGGCAGTTTTTATCTCCTTACCTGAACGGGCCAAAGACTTCCCATCTACTCCAGTCAGTCTGGAGTAA